From a single Bacillus pseudomycoides DSM 12442 genomic region:
- the cstA gene encoding carbon starvation protein CstA, whose translation MKAFKSILLWGIIAALGATGFGVIALSQGETINAVWLLVAAVSVYAVAYRFYSRFIAQKVFELDNNRQTPAETLNDGKDYVPTNKWVLFGHHFAAIAGAGPLVGPILAAQMGYLPGTIWIIVGVVIAGAVQDFVILFASMRRNGKSLGEMIKDEIGPVTGLIAMIGILGIMIILLAVLALVVVKALVGSPWGMFTIAATIPIAILMGVYMRYIRPGRVGEGSVIGIILLLLSLVGGQYVAEKPTLASMFTFSGETIAIMLIVYGFIASALPVWMLLAPRDYLSTFLKIGTIVGLAIGILIVAPNLQMPAVSKFIDGTGPVFSGNLFPFLFITIACGAVSGFHALVSSGTTPKMIEREGHAQPIGYGAMLMESFVAAMAMIAACVLTPGTYFAINSPAALIGTDVSQAAQVISSWGFAITPNELKDLAVNVGEQTILSRTGGAPTLAIGMAYIFSQVIGGTAMMAFWYHFAILFEALFILTTIDAGTRVGRFMIQDILGHVYKPFAKTDSTLANVIATTLCVLGWGYFLYQGVVDPLGGINTLWPLFGIANQMLAGIALLLGTTILFKMGKKAYVWVTLIPTVGLLIVTMTAGYQKLFHENPKIGFLSHAKVFQSALDEGEILAPAKNVAQMKQIIFNDYIDATLCGIFMLVVIAVLISAIRIWIKVLQNKSIPLKEAPYIPRDESESRNYA comes from the coding sequence GTGAAGGCGTTTAAGTCAATTTTACTTTGGGGTATCATCGCAGCATTAGGAGCAACCGGATTTGGTGTAATTGCCCTATCACAAGGTGAAACAATTAATGCTGTATGGCTATTAGTAGCAGCTGTTTCTGTATATGCAGTTGCTTATCGTTTTTATAGTAGATTTATTGCACAAAAAGTATTTGAGCTAGATAATAATCGGCAAACACCTGCTGAGACGCTAAATGATGGAAAGGATTATGTTCCAACAAATAAATGGGTATTATTTGGACATCACTTTGCGGCAATTGCAGGAGCGGGTCCATTAGTAGGGCCGATTTTAGCAGCGCAAATGGGATATTTACCAGGAACAATTTGGATTATTGTTGGAGTTGTAATTGCAGGAGCAGTACAAGATTTTGTTATTTTATTTGCTTCCATGAGACGTAATGGAAAATCATTAGGCGAAATGATTAAAGATGAGATTGGTCCTGTAACAGGATTAATTGCGATGATTGGTATTTTAGGTATTATGATCATTTTATTAGCAGTATTAGCTTTAGTAGTTGTGAAAGCACTTGTCGGTAGCCCTTGGGGAATGTTTACGATTGCAGCGACAATTCCAATCGCTATTTTAATGGGTGTTTATATGCGTTATATTCGCCCAGGGCGTGTTGGAGAAGGATCAGTTATCGGTATTATTTTACTTCTTTTATCTCTTGTTGGAGGACAGTATGTAGCTGAGAAACCTACGCTTGCAAGCATGTTTACTTTTAGCGGTGAAACAATTGCAATTATGCTTATTGTATACGGTTTTATTGCGTCTGCATTACCGGTGTGGATGCTCCTTGCTCCACGTGATTATTTAAGTACATTTTTAAAGATCGGAACGATTGTTGGGCTAGCAATTGGAATTCTAATTGTAGCACCAAACTTACAAATGCCGGCTGTATCCAAGTTCATTGACGGAACAGGTCCAGTGTTTTCCGGAAATCTATTTCCGTTTCTATTTATTACAATTGCTTGCGGGGCTGTATCAGGATTCCATGCTTTAGTTTCCTCTGGTACTACGCCGAAGATGATTGAAAGAGAAGGGCACGCACAACCAATTGGTTACGGGGCAATGTTAATGGAATCGTTCGTTGCGGCGATGGCCATGATCGCAGCTTGTGTATTAACACCAGGAACATATTTTGCAATTAATAGTCCGGCAGCTCTTATCGGAACGGATGTATCACAAGCAGCTCAAGTTATTTCTTCTTGGGGATTTGCAATTACACCAAATGAATTAAAGGATCTTGCTGTAAATGTTGGTGAACAAACGATACTATCTCGTACAGGAGGAGCGCCAACATTAGCAATTGGGATGGCCTACATCTTTTCACAAGTAATCGGTGGAACTGCGATGATGGCATTCTGGTATCATTTTGCTATTTTATTTGAAGCACTATTTATTTTAACGACAATTGATGCTGGTACACGTGTAGGACGATTTATGATTCAAGATATTTTAGGGCATGTATATAAACCATTTGCGAAAACAGATTCTACACTGGCTAATGTGATTGCAACAACGTTATGTGTGTTAGGATGGGGGTATTTCTTATACCAAGGTGTAGTTGATCCGCTCGGTGGAATTAATACATTATGGCCACTCTTTGGAATTGCTAACCAGATGTTAGCGGGTATTGCGTTATTGCTCGGAACAACGATATTGTTCAAAATGGGGAAAAAGGCGTACGTTTGGGTTACGCTTATCCCAACGGTAGGTTTGCTGATTGTGACGATGACAGCAGGCTACCAAAAATTATTCCATGAGAATCCGAAAATTGGATTTTTATCGCATGCAAAAGTATTCCAGAGCGCCTTAGATGAAGGGGAAATACTAGCACCGGCCAAAAATGTGGCACAAATGAAGCAAATTATCTTCAATGATTATATCGATGCTACGCTTTGTGGAATTTTCATGTTAGTTGTAATAGCAGTTCTTATTTCTGCTATTCGTATATGGATTAAAGTATTGCAAAATAAATCTATACCATTAAAAGAAGCACCATATATTCCAAGAGATGAAAGTGAGTCGAGAAATTATGCTTAA
- a CDS encoding LytR/AlgR family response regulator transcription factor, which produces MKILLIMEDAEHRNRFIEIFTENMRNVECFEAGTGMESLQVAKKHIPDFVFLDTELKDGTGFEFSSLLQQLNCDTKFIFIGEDIEEAITAFRFQAFYYLLRPFREEDLQFLVYRMEQDKGKKVKSHLRKLPIESHEGITYIFPEDIVYVSKNKENKTVSIYTANNQYISTYTLQELENKLTAYDFLRVHKSYLINVMHVQALKPYYNGTYNLYLDRYDEKPIPVSRNYVKRLRNKIEL; this is translated from the coding sequence ATGAAAATTTTACTTATCATGGAAGATGCAGAACATCGAAATCGATTCATTGAGATATTTACAGAAAATATGCGAAATGTAGAGTGCTTTGAAGCAGGAACAGGAATGGAATCTTTACAAGTAGCTAAAAAGCATATTCCTGATTTCGTTTTTTTAGATACAGAATTAAAAGATGGTACAGGGTTTGAATTCTCTAGTTTATTACAACAATTAAATTGCGATACAAAGTTTATTTTTATCGGTGAGGATATAGAAGAGGCGATAACAGCTTTTCGCTTCCAAGCGTTTTATTATTTACTACGACCATTTCGTGAAGAAGATTTACAATTTCTCGTATATAGAATGGAACAAGACAAAGGAAAGAAAGTAAAAAGCCATTTGCGAAAACTTCCGATTGAAAGTCATGAAGGGATTACGTATATTTTTCCAGAGGATATTGTATATGTAAGTAAGAATAAGGAGAATAAAACGGTTTCAATTTATACAGCGAATAATCAGTATATTTCAACATATACACTTCAAGAATTGGAAAATAAATTAACAGCATATGATTTTTTACGTGTTCATAAAAGTTATTTAATAAATGTTATGCATGTTCAGGCATTAAAGCCTTATTATAATGGAACGTATAACCTTTATTTAGATAGGTATGATGAGAAACCGATTCCTGTTAGTCGAAACTATGTAAAACGACTTCGAAATAAAATTGAACTATGA
- a CDS encoding MFS transporter: protein MGDIKEISKRKLLGIAGLGWLFDAMDVGMLSFVIVALQKEWGISSQEMGWIGSINSIGMAVGALLFGILADKLGRKSVFIMTLLLFSIGSGLTALTTTLAMFLILRFLIGMGLGGELPVASTLVSESVEAHERGRIVVLLESFWAVGWLIAALISYFVIPKYGWQVAMVLSAIPALYALYLRWNLPDSPQFEKVENKQSVITNIKAVWSGEYRKATIMLWILWFCVVFSYYGMFLWLPSVMVLKGFSLIKSFQYVLIMTLAQLPGYFTAAWFIERLGRKFVLVTYLIGTACSAYVFGVAESLTTLVIAGMLLSFFNLGAWGALYAYTPEQYPTVIRGTGAGMAAAFGRIGGILGPLLVGYLVASQASLSLIFTIFCGSILIGVLAVVMLGQETKQQELV, encoded by the coding sequence GTGGGGGATATAAAAGAAATTTCAAAGCGCAAGCTTCTTGGAATAGCGGGGCTTGGTTGGTTATTTGATGCAATGGATGTTGGCATGCTTTCATTTGTCATCGTTGCGCTGCAAAAAGAATGGGGAATAAGTAGTCAGGAGATGGGATGGATCGGAAGTATCAATTCTATTGGTATGGCGGTGGGAGCACTTTTATTTGGCATATTAGCAGATAAGTTGGGGCGCAAGTCTGTTTTTATTATGACATTATTATTATTTTCTATCGGTAGTGGGTTAACGGCATTAACAACAACATTAGCTATGTTTCTTATATTGCGTTTTTTAATCGGTATGGGGCTTGGTGGAGAATTACCAGTAGCTTCGACACTTGTATCTGAAAGTGTTGAGGCTCATGAACGCGGGAGAATTGTTGTATTACTAGAAAGCTTTTGGGCAGTTGGCTGGTTAATTGCAGCTCTAATTTCTTATTTTGTAATTCCAAAGTATGGCTGGCAAGTAGCGATGGTATTAAGTGCGATTCCAGCTCTTTATGCACTATATTTACGATGGAATCTACCAGATTCACCGCAATTTGAAAAAGTTGAGAACAAACAATCTGTTATTACAAATATAAAGGCGGTTTGGTCTGGAGAATATCGAAAAGCGACGATTATGTTATGGATCTTATGGTTCTGTGTTGTCTTTTCTTATTATGGCATGTTTCTTTGGTTACCAAGTGTAATGGTACTAAAAGGATTTAGTCTAATAAAAAGTTTCCAGTACGTATTAATTATGACATTGGCACAGCTTCCCGGATATTTTACTGCTGCATGGTTTATTGAACGCCTCGGCCGTAAGTTTGTGTTAGTTACGTATTTAATTGGCACAGCATGCAGTGCGTACGTCTTTGGAGTAGCCGAATCGCTTACAACATTGGTGATAGCAGGAATGTTACTGTCCTTCTTTAATTTAGGAGCATGGGGTGCGTTATATGCATATACACCTGAGCAGTATCCGACAGTAATTCGCGGTACTGGAGCAGGTATGGCTGCAGCATTTGGCCGTATTGGTGGTATTCTCGGTCCATTGCTAGTAGGTTATCTTGTTGCTTCACAAGCGTCTCTTTCATTGATCTTTACAATTTTTTGCGGTTCCATTTTAATTGGAGTGCTTGCAGTAGTTATGCTAGGGCAAGAAACGAAGCAGCAAGAGTTGGTATAA
- a CDS encoding WecB/TagA/CpsF family glycosyltransferase encodes MAVQTVDILGVPFSTMTMEETIQYIMKQLESEQTHTFQVVTANPEIVMCAKKDPSFHQTLLETDLITPDGIGVVKASGMLGTPLKERVAGFDLMSDLFGALSKENKSVSVFLLGAKPHVVKGAADHLTKTYSAVSIVGTQDGYFKQEEEEGIIARIQEVKPDILLVALGFPRQENFIQNNKHRLQTKVAVGVGGSLDVWAGEVKRAPKWIQAIHLEWFYRLCSNPTRWRRQLVLAEFLKEVMRSKK; translated from the coding sequence ATGGCAGTACAAACAGTTGATATTTTAGGTGTCCCTTTTTCTACGATGACAATGGAAGAGACAATTCAATATATCATGAAGCAGCTAGAATCAGAACAAACTCATACATTTCAAGTTGTAACAGCGAATCCAGAAATCGTAATGTGTGCCAAAAAAGACCCAAGTTTTCATCAAACCCTTTTAGAAACAGATTTGATTACACCGGATGGTATTGGTGTTGTAAAGGCAAGTGGTATGCTAGGGACACCATTAAAAGAGCGCGTAGCAGGTTTTGATTTAATGAGTGATTTATTTGGAGCGTTATCGAAAGAGAATAAATCTGTATCTGTTTTTTTACTGGGAGCGAAACCACATGTTGTTAAGGGTGCTGCTGATCATTTAACAAAAACTTATTCAGCTGTATCTATTGTTGGTACGCAGGATGGGTATTTTAAACAAGAAGAGGAAGAGGGCATCATTGCTCGCATTCAAGAAGTAAAACCGGATATTTTACTTGTAGCTCTTGGATTCCCAAGACAAGAAAACTTTATTCAAAATAATAAGCATCGCTTACAAACAAAAGTAGCTGTTGGTGTAGGTGGCAGTCTGGACGTTTGGGCAGGAGAAGTAAAACGTGCACCAAAATGGATTCAAGCAATTCATCTAGAATGGTTTTACCGTCTGTGTAGCAATCCGACGCGTTGGCGTCGGCAGCTTGTATTAGCTGAATTTCTAAAAGAAGTGATGCGTTCGAAAAAGTAG
- a CDS encoding glycosyltransferase encodes MKVLHMNAGAEEGGGKTHIISLLSQFPKAEVELVVFEEGAIAREARELGIKVHVFSQSSRYDISILSKIRTFINEGHFDIVHTHGARANFYLSLLKRKIRAKWVTTVHSDPTLDFMKRGLKGWIFTKLNLHSYKKVDLFFAITERFKQNTVALGVPADKICTIYNGIEYDDIPAKPYNLKDELGIQEGVFTAIQVARLHPVKGHNILFDALQKITTPNMKVLLVGDGPIKEELKEAVRQKGLEDKVLFLGHRSDVKELYASADINLLTSYSESFPLVLLEAANQRLTSIATNVGDMEQLIVDPTYGWIVPIGDAHALASALEEGYKKWENGELAAMGERLYEHAFSHFSLRNLYEDTYKAYKKLLLK; translated from the coding sequence ATGAAAGTGTTGCATATGAATGCTGGAGCAGAAGAAGGTGGTGGAAAAACCCACATTATTTCACTTTTGTCGCAATTTCCAAAAGCTGAAGTTGAACTAGTTGTGTTTGAAGAAGGTGCAATTGCTAGAGAAGCAAGAGAGCTCGGAATTAAAGTGCACGTTTTTTCTCAATCATCTCGTTATGACATATCGATTCTTTCTAAAATACGTACGTTTATTAACGAAGGACACTTTGATATTGTGCATACACATGGTGCGCGCGCGAACTTTTATCTTTCTCTTCTAAAAAGGAAGATACGTGCAAAATGGGTAACAACAGTTCATAGTGATCCAACTCTTGATTTTATGAAACGTGGTTTGAAAGGTTGGATCTTTACAAAGTTAAATTTACATTCATATAAGAAAGTTGATTTATTTTTTGCAATTACAGAACGTTTTAAGCAAAATACTGTAGCACTCGGTGTGCCAGCAGATAAAATTTGTACCATTTATAACGGGATTGAGTATGATGACATTCCAGCGAAACCTTATAACTTAAAAGATGAATTAGGTATACAAGAAGGAGTATTTACAGCGATTCAAGTAGCCCGCCTTCACCCTGTAAAGGGGCATAATATTTTATTCGATGCCTTGCAAAAAATAACAACTCCTAATATGAAAGTATTGTTAGTTGGCGATGGCCCGATTAAAGAAGAGTTGAAAGAAGCAGTAAGGCAGAAAGGGTTAGAAGATAAAGTATTATTTTTAGGTCATCGTTCGGATGTAAAAGAATTATATGCATCCGCCGATATTAATTTATTAACTTCTTATAGTGAAAGCTTTCCGCTTGTGTTATTAGAAGCTGCAAATCAACGTTTAACGTCTATTGCAACGAATGTTGGTGATATGGAACAGTTGATTGTCGATCCTACATACGGATGGATTGTGCCAATTGGTGATGCACATGCATTAGCAAGTGCATTAGAGGAAGGATATAAGAAGTGGGAGAATGGCGAATTAGCGGCGATGGGTGAACGTTTGTATGAGCATGCTTTTTCTCATTTCTCATTACGAAATCTATATGAAGATACTTATAAAGCATATAAAAAACTTTTATTGAAATAG
- a CDS encoding O-antigen ligase family protein encodes MLGNNNLSNKFGDFLLIFIMLQPVLDLLTSFCIMVLKIDTTIGIITRLFVMVLGGIYILFQAREKENRKYIIYLIVVGIVLAAGLVNNKLVKSPIMLGEEIKFIAKALYPFIMLTCYIFVFKSLREKANAYSKMRNYIVYSALIINSIMVISIATGTDYNSYEWVKLGSRGWFYAGNELGSILAVICPIVVLYSIEKTTSIAKSYFWIPSILIIFSLFAVGTKVGVGAIFGTMVVAVFMCFVQAFLQRKDRNKKSYLLNGILATVVFAGALAYTPFSPFLKNMGFHVQGLNEKKEVKKAEEKKEEKTHHKPPVTQEEKAKAKEIEKKEETQAIIFSGREIFEKMYEDYYAEAPTSQKLFGMGYAGNFKEKPKLIERDFHDWFYTFGIVGFILLLIPFLYFGVKILLVLVTRFKEVFTVRYGLLATALGLGMGIAFIAGHVFTAPGVSIYFAVIFAYLIVDLEIE; translated from the coding sequence ATGTTAGGAAATAATAATTTAAGTAATAAATTCGGGGATTTTTTATTGATTTTCATTATGTTACAGCCGGTTTTAGACTTACTCACGTCATTTTGCATCATGGTTTTAAAGATTGATACGACAATTGGAATTATTACGCGTCTATTTGTAATGGTTCTTGGTGGAATCTATATTTTATTTCAGGCAAGAGAAAAAGAAAATCGTAAATATATCATATATTTAATAGTAGTTGGAATTGTTCTTGCTGCAGGTTTAGTAAATAATAAATTGGTTAAAAGCCCTATCATGTTGGGAGAAGAAATTAAATTTATAGCAAAAGCATTATATCCATTTATCATGCTTACTTGTTACATTTTTGTGTTTAAATCATTACGTGAAAAAGCAAATGCATATTCAAAAATGCGTAACTATATTGTGTATTCAGCATTAATTATAAATAGTATCATGGTTATTTCAATTGCGACAGGAACTGATTATAATAGCTACGAATGGGTGAAACTTGGTTCACGTGGGTGGTTCTATGCAGGAAATGAACTAGGATCTATTTTAGCAGTTATATGCCCAATTGTTGTTCTATATTCAATTGAAAAAACAACAAGCATAGCGAAAAGTTATTTTTGGATTCCTTCTATTTTAATTATCTTCTCATTATTTGCTGTTGGTACGAAGGTGGGAGTTGGAGCCATTTTTGGCACAATGGTTGTTGCTGTTTTCATGTGCTTTGTTCAGGCATTTTTACAGCGTAAAGATAGAAATAAGAAGTCATATTTACTGAATGGCATCCTTGCAACTGTTGTTTTTGCTGGAGCACTAGCATATACACCGTTTTCGCCATTCTTAAAAAATATGGGATTTCACGTCCAAGGTCTTAATGAGAAAAAAGAAGTGAAAAAGGCGGAAGAAAAGAAGGAAGAAAAAACGCATCATAAACCGCCTGTAACACAAGAGGAAAAAGCAAAAGCAAAAGAAATAGAGAAAAAAGAGGAAACACAAGCAATAATCTTCAGTGGACGTGAGATATTTGAGAAAATGTATGAAGATTACTATGCAGAAGCTCCAACATCTCAAAAATTATTCGGTATGGGATATGCTGGGAATTTCAAAGAGAAACCGAAGCTAATTGAAAGGGACTTTCATGATTGGTTCTATACATTTGGGATTGTCGGTTTCATCCTACTTTTAATCCCATTTTTATACTTCGGTGTGAAAATTCTTCTCGTACTAGTAACTAGGTTTAAAGAGGTATTTACAGTAAGATACGGGTTATTAGCAACCGCATTAGGATTAGGTATGGGTATTGCATTTATAGCGGGACATGTATTTACAGCGCCTGGAGTAAGTATTTATTTCGCTGTGATTTTTGCATATTTAATCGTTGATTTAGAAATTGAATGA
- a CDS encoding trimeric intracellular cation channel family protein produces the protein MLLIEIFTFLGIVAAAISGTLVGLKKDLDLFGVLCLAVATALGGGIIRDIMIGNLPPVAFVQPIYFLVSVLAALFTCMFFERINKLQVVIMLSDAVGLGVFTAIGANAAMSHHVDASFLVVSMGVITGIGGGIMRDICAQDIPYVFRKEIYAIASILGAISFLITYEMGAHVLAFYICLLVTFIIRVVTVIYNVHFPVFFKAHAKANKSH, from the coding sequence ATGTTATTAATCGAAATATTTACGTTTCTTGGCATTGTCGCCGCTGCCATTTCTGGTACATTAGTTGGTTTAAAGAAAGATCTAGATTTATTTGGTGTCCTTTGTTTAGCTGTAGCTACTGCACTCGGTGGCGGAATTATTCGTGATATTATGATTGGTAACCTACCTCCCGTTGCATTTGTACAACCGATTTACTTTTTAGTCAGTGTATTAGCAGCTCTCTTTACTTGTATGTTTTTCGAACGCATTAATAAACTTCAAGTTGTAATCATGCTTTCAGATGCTGTCGGTTTAGGCGTTTTTACTGCTATTGGCGCAAACGCTGCAATGTCGCATCACGTTGATGCTTCATTTTTAGTTGTTTCGATGGGTGTTATTACAGGTATTGGTGGAGGGATTATGCGCGATATTTGCGCTCAAGATATTCCCTATGTATTCCGTAAAGAGATCTATGCAATTGCTTCTATTCTAGGTGCAATTAGTTTCCTAATTACGTATGAAATGGGTGCACACGTATTAGCCTTTTATATCTGCTTACTAGTAACGTTCATCATACGTGTAGTCACCGTTATATATAATGTGCATTTTCCAGTCTTCTTTAAGGCTCATGCAAAAGCTAATAAAAGTCATTAA